ATATGTCTCAGTAGGCACGGCACATGAGCAGGGCACGCAGGGTTCTGGAAACACCAACGGGTGGCGGAATCGTGGTTGGCTCGATAATATTGCCGCTGCATGCAACTGACCACATGCAGCCCAGTGTGCAGATGCAGGACAACGAGCACCTGCTAGACCCTGAGAGGGAAGGGTTGTCCTACCTGCTACGTGAAGAGAACCCCGAGAGAGATATGCCTAGTAGTCTGGACCTGGGCAATGGGGACTCGGAAGGGAGGGAGTGGGCCCCGCCACGTTCTGTGGGTGATGATATGATCAGGATCAGCCTGTCGGCCAACCCAGAGGATGACACTTGCCCAGTGAGGACTGGTGGCTCCCCATGAACGCCATGCATGCACAGGGAGGTGCAGAGCCCGCTCGATGCATTATGCATGCAACTCCGGAAGGCCCTGGCCCCGATCCTGGCGCAGGGGGCTAACAAGGAAACTTCTGCACCAAAAAGGAGACCGAGGCAAAGGAGGCAGCCTGTCTCTAACCAAAGGAGGAGTGTGAGAATAGCAAGAGGAACCGGACGTGGATCGAGTGCCACCAAGCAACAAAATGTGCTCATAAGAAAGTTATGCCTCACGAATGAGGGGGAGGTGATCACAGATGATGCCCTACAGGCATATGTCAAGATGTTTGAGAGGCCGCTCACGGACATGCAGATCAAGGCGATCCTTGCACTGTTCGGATGGGAGCCGGAGGTGCTTCCGCTGCTCTGCGAGGAGGTGGTGGTTGACCAACACTAGCTTGCTATGTCGGTGGACTCGGTAGGACGTAACTATGAATGCGCATCCCTTCAAAACACTTGTGTGGAATGTCTGTGGTTTAAACACTCCAACGCGTAGGAATGCGATAGCCCAGGTGGTGTAGGCAGCTGTCCCGAGCATCATTTGTTTCCAGGAAACAAAAATGGAGGTTGTATCGGTGGATGTGGTACGGCATTGCCTTGGTAATAATTTTGAGCAGTTCTATTATCTGCCAGCGCATGGTACGAGGGGTGGGATACTGCTGTCCTGGGACGCATTGGTGGTATCGGTTTCCATTCCGCACTATACAGAGAACACCCTTACGGCTCTCATTCGGCATGTCGAAGGAATTCAATGGTGGATCACGGCAGTGTATGGCCCGTAGTTGGACCAAGAGAAGGTCCTCTTCATGTAGGAGCTCGAGTAGATAAGGGACCTACACGCGGGTCCATGGATAGTTGTGGGTGACTTCAACCTACTGGTGAATCACAACGACAAGAGCAACGACGGGGTGAATAGGCGCATGTTGTCAAGTTTCCGTTCCAAGCTGAATACCTTAGAACTCAAGGAACTTTACCTTAACGGAAGGCGATATACTTGGTCAAATGAAAGGACTAGGGCGACCCTGGAGAAGATTGATCATGTTTTTCCCATGTCTTCGTAGGAGGAGCTCCCCACCTGCTGTCTCATGGCTTTGGGTACGTCGATATCGGATCACTACCCCATCCTCCTAGACATAAATGCGGATCTGTGTATAGGCAGAAGATTCAAATTTGAGGCTTTCTGGGCGCGGGTAGAGGGTTTCATGGAGGTGGTTCAGACCGCGCGGAACTCAACCGAGCCGCATGACAACCCCTATGTGGTGCTGGACAGGAAGCTGCAGGCGACGGCAAAGAGCCTCAAGAAGTGGAGTGACAAATGGATCAGGAACATAAAGCTTCATATTGGCATTGCTATGGAATTCATACTTCGACTGGACAAGGCAATGGATACTAGGGAGTTGACGGAGCAAGAAAGAGCCTTGAGAAGAACCTTAAAACACAAGTTACTTGGATTGTGCTCGCTGGAATGATCGATCGCACAATAGAGATCTCGAATCCTGTTCCTAAGGGAGGGGGATGCAAACAATCGTCTCTTCCACCAGTCAGCATGTCATCGGCAAAGGAGGAATGCTATCTACTCACTTAGGGATGGCTCGGCCATTGACATGAGCCACGAAGAGCTAGCCCAGATGGTGGATGCATACTACGATAAACTACTTGGGCATGCGCCGGCTCGGCCATACTCGCTTGACATGAGCCTTCTACAACTGCCATTGCGGGAAAAGTCAAATTTAGACATCCATTTCACTGAATAAGAAGTGGAAAAAGTGATAAAATCAATGCCGCTGGACAAAGCGCCGGGGCCGGATGGCTTCACGGGCCATTTTGCGTCATGTTGGCTGATAATTAAGGGAGACATTATGAGAGCACTCCATGCTTTCCATCAAGGGGATATGAGAGGACTGCCGGCCATCAATAAGGCCATTGTTACCCTATTGCCCAAGCTAGACGGTGCGTAGGATATTAGGGATTTCTGGCTAGCTAGCCTTGTCCATGGGATCATAAATTTTTTTTGACAAGTTGTTGGCCAACAGGTTGACAGTAGAGCTCTTGTTTCTGGTGGGAAATCACCAAAGTGCTTTTGTAGAGGGCGCTCGATCCATGATGAATTCATGCTTGTGCAGTGTACTGCAAGGAAGTTAAAAGCACTCAAGGAACCTACAATGATGATGAAACTGGATATCACTAAAGCGTTGATTCCGTTCAATGACCTTTCCTTCTGGAGGTGCTTCAAGCAATGGGTTTCAATGATAAGTGGAGAGAGTGGATTTGTGATTTACTGTCAACATCATCAACACGGATTATGGTCAATGGAGTCCCAGGCAAGCCCTTCTTGAACTGCGTGGGCCTTAGACAGGGCGATCCTATATCCCCAATGCTATTCATACTAGTAATGGAGCCGCTCCATAAGTTGTTTGGGCTTGCTGTTTCGCGCGGCCTTCTGACTCCCCTGGCGGGTACGGGCATTACCCAGAGACTGTCCATGTTTGCGGATGACGTGATGATTTTCTTGAAGCCATGGGACAATGATCTTCATGCCTGCGCTGCACTATTGCGGCTATTTGGCGACAGCTCCGGACTACGCGCCAACCTAGCCAAGATTGCGGCCTTTCCTATAAGATGTAGCCCGGAAATCATGCAGAGAGTTGGAGAGGTCATGGGTTATCCAGTGGGAACGTTCCCATGCAAGTACATAGGGTTGCCTCTCACCTTGCGGAAACAAACATCAGCTCAACTGCGAGGGCTCGTGGATCAGTTGGCCGAATACTTACCATGATGGAAAGCGGTGAACATGCCGAAGAGCGGAAGGATGCTGCTAATTCAGTCTGTACTATGTGCAATACCACTCCATGCAATGATGGCACTCGACATATCCATCAAGACGATCACTCAAATGGAGAAAATATGCAAAGGGTTCCTTTGGTGCGCCCAAGAGCAAGCCAATGGAGGGCAATGTAAGGTAGCCTGGGAAAGGGTGTGCTCGCCAAAGTGGGCTGGTGGCTTGGGCATTGCGAACCTGAGGTGGCTTAACTTGGCTATGCAAGCCCGATGGCCCTGGCTCCAGCGTGTGGATGGCTCAAGACCATGGACACAATTTGATATCGTCGTGCCAAATGAATCAAGGCTGCGACGAAGACCATAGTAGGCAACGGCAACAACACATGGTTCTAGGAGGACAGATGGATTCAGGCTGCACGAGTGGAGGATATCGCCCCAAATCTGTACGTGAAAGTGCCGCACAGTACGCGCTCAACGCGCACGGTTAGCCAAGGCCTACAGAATGGCGCTTGGGCTATTTGACGTGGGACCAGAGCTTAATGAGATCATGCTACAGGAAACATGGCCCTTTGGGAGCTAATAGCTGAGGTTCGGCTCCAGCGGGAGGAGAAAGATGTCACAAGTTGGGCTTGGGAGACGAATGGATGTTTCTCGACAAGGTCAGTGTATGCAGCGAGGTTCTGGGCAGGGATGTCGTTCCCACTGCAGCATTCACTTGGAAGTCCAGGGCACCTGTCACACCCAGTGTTTTGTAACATGTCATTTGCATTAATAAAGCATGAAAATTTTGGaccaacaaaaacttttgcattaTTTGGCTTTTTATTTGATTTGGATTTTTGTCTTTGATCACCAGTGCTCATGAAAGTCAACAACATAGCTCCACCTTCTATACTTCATCTCCTTGCTCCAAAACTtttcccaatgatcatgccatgtgtataagACAGAATGGTATTTTCTTACAAAAAGAATTTAGCCAAAAAGAATTTTCTAAATtaggttttccaaaaaccccCTCAATTAAGGCTTGCACTACAAGTACTTAATCTAGGGTATGAAAAATCTTTCAAAAGgtatatttgactcctattagatataggactcccataaaccacaaaatataattttcaaagttattctcctattttatttaaaggctttttcttaaggccagaaatggtctttaataggttaaaattactTTAATGTCttaaaaatatttgagaaaatttaggGAAGCTCACTcgacatatattgtccatatatatgagtttcaacacatggtcatgaccaaaatattggtcaaaccactcaaaaaccctttctggatatttcaagcttttgagaTGTTTACAAAGGAAATTTTCTTTAtaaattccaagaaaattctacCTTGTCAGAATTGACCTATTGAATGATCTTGACAAGTCTCATGACATGGAGAACAAGATAGCCCCACCAAACCCTCTCAAAACCTCCCCTGTTCATTTCCAAGTTTGATCAACTTTACATTGTCaaacatctccaaatgagctcaAACTTGGTACACATGTTCAAATGGACTAATCATTCACCTAGACCAAGTGGTGTATCAAGGGGAACAGGGTAGACCAGTTGGATCTAAAGAAAATAGTTTCTGCCCATTTCTAGGGTTTACAGAAGTTGCATTGGCCACTTTCTCCGTTTGACCTCAAAATTTGTGGGCACTGCTAATTCGTCATTCCACTCACTCCTGTTAAGTCTCAAAGCAATCTGAGCAACCTAGGTATCTCAAACcaccatcaaacaccttctgacAGAAACTCAAAATCCCTGTTTAGGCCCCTTCCACTGATCTCCTTGGGTTGAGATTTTTACCACAACCCCTCCTAGTCCCCCTCTAGCACATGTATGCTTTTCTGCCCGAGGAGCAATGATGAAGGGGGGGGACCCCATTTTTCTTCTCTGGACAGTGGatttctccctctctctctctctctcagcctcctTCCCTCCCCTCAGCTTTCTAGAGCATCCAAGGCTCCCCAAGACTTTTGCCCACACCTCCTGCAACCTCCAGACACAAGTGGACGCGCGAGGACACGGGAAAGCCACAGATGCCAGCCAAAGTCGTGCTCTGGAGCGCCTGGCAGGGCACCCGACTGTTGGCGCCGCATCCCCcgaccacctcgagcctcccccCGTGCGCCAGTCGATGCCCCTCAACGTCCGCTCCATGCCAGCAGGCCGCCCACTTGCTCCCGCGCCCCCTCTCTCTCCTGCAGCTTGCGTCAGAGCGCCACCCCGCTCGTCCAATGGTTGCGCCGCTCCTGTGGCCCGCGTGCAGCTCGTCCCGCTCCTCCTTTCTCTCCCTGGCACCCTAGACCACCCCCACGAACACCCCCAAGCCCTCCTTTCCCTCTCTAACGGCCACCGGAGCCGATCCCGCGGGCACCCGTAGGCCGCGCCTACGGTGGACCTTTGCCAGCCCATATAAGGCAGCCCCAAGCCTCTCTCTCGCTCCCTGTCGCTCCCCCACACTCCCAGTCAACCTCCCGCACCACCCATCTGTCTCCAGAAGAGCCCGAGCTCGAGATCGAGCTCGAGCTCCACCGCCTCAGGTCGCTGGCGTCCGAGCGGTACAGACCCCATCTGCCCCCATTCTCCCTCGATCTGGAACCACGCGGCATCATTGACCCTTTCCTCTCTCTTCCCCGCTTCTTTTGCAGCCGGAAACATCCGAAACGGCCGCCGCCCGAAGCTCCTCCGCCGCGTGACCTCATCACCGGCGAACCAGGCCATTCCAGCGAccgcctccaccaccacccgaatGGCGACACGGCGTTGAGTCCAGCCGTGCCCTTGCCCGACCTCGCTGTGCCTCCTATCACCACCGGTCAGCTCTCCGGCCTCTCTGCCGCGAGGTTAGAGATGACAGGTGCGGCCCACTTGTCATCCTcacctctccctcgcccctctctctctctctggtgcTTGGGCCCCGCGCGTCAGGTTTGAAAATCTGATGTGCGCGCGCACCGGCTTGTCTGGGCCTCTTCTCTCTCTGGGCCGCTGCACTGTGGCTGTTCTGGCCCAGTAAGCACAGTGCCCTCTTCCTTATTCTTTTTCTATGCAACTTGCAAAAATTCCACAGGATACAATATTTATCCAAATGCAAAAATTCCAACTCCTAAATTCTTCTAAAAACTCCACCTATTAATGATGTCACTTTCATGCAAATCCATCACACCTTTTTGTActgttcaaatttaaattcaaatttgagccTTTAAATCCATCTTTAAAAATCCACTTCTCTGTATATATAGTTCCAAATCCAAAACTAAGAATTTTTGCATTCTTAGTTTTCATcctattatttaaaaaaaataagttgacatTTTTGTGAGCACTTTTATTGTTCTGCTTTTACTATTGCCTTATATCTCGTTGTTCCTTTGCGACGAATAGATCCCGTGTTTGACGAAATagttggagaagaagaaggagaagggcTTGAAGACTTCGAAGACCAAGCCAACcaaggcaagcagccctttgaccatgattCACCCCTCTTGTTCATTGATAAATTTTCCGTATGCATGATGACGTTGTTTGAATATGATATAATTGTTGCATTGATGCATGCCCATTGGTACTTGCATGTTCGTAGCTCTACCTTGTGCTAGAGATGCGATGAAAAATACTTGATATTGACGCATGATGGTTGCATCTATGCCATGATCATCTCTTGGTTACAATCCTTTGAAAACCTCATCGGGTGCCCCTAATGCCCATGGGTAATGTTGAACTAGGTCACCCCTTGATGAAGAAGTGGTGCACCGAAGCAAGTGAATATGTGTTGTTTACAGAgacggattagatttaagatttgttGACCGTCCCAACcctacatgcgcaaccactctacccttatatgggaaagggcattgtTGATTACCTAGTTCGTGCTAACATGGatgcccgcattactagtgacgggagtgGCGTGGTCACTCTTGGGACGGGGTCATGCCAGGTAGGGCGGTCATGGCTGTTtttacagggcaccggacacaccgttggtaccccgtgcttgtgatatgtgatgaatatgggagcatGGCCCCACACAAAAAATTATTATTATGTGACAATGTTTGGCACGAGGGGCtgctaccaatcgagtggactcccTGTTAGTCACGGCAAGGGAAaggtagtgatcgggtgcttcccctgagtacttgaggtaccgcgggatcgtggatgacacgaaagcttcccggatcttgtgggtaaagtgtgcaacctctgcagagtgtcaaactattcgaatagccatgtccacgatcaaggacagttgggtggtgCCGCTTAGACTATGTCCATATGTTTCTGAAAAACAACACAAATTGGATTTGTTGATGAGAATCACGATAAGTTGGAGATTGAGTTGTGTGAAACTCATTCTCAATGTTGATATCTGAAATCCCTTGATTCATGATCATAGATGAATTATTAACACCACAAGTATTGAACATACTTGTATGAGAGAAACTATCTTACTACCAACATGCCACCATAGTGATATTATCATGCATATGTCATTCTGTTACCATTCATGGGTTGCTtgtgagtacattcaaacgtactcattggcttgtccctggctatttaCTTGGCCAGGCATGGAAGAGCGGGAATATGAGGAAGAATGCTTCGGTGATGAACATGTGAACTAGGACGCTTTCCCAGTCAGAATgtctgtagggttaaggcaggtggcatgggttctacttatcgacgaagatttccgctgcttgTGTTTTATCTGATGTTCAGCCCTTGAggctttatctatgtaagacttgaccataatggtcgtAGTTTATGTAAGatggtatgtatggatgtaagactcttgttattcagtttctgtgtgttcagtgagcattgatctctgggatcactgtacacgtgcattcggtgatctcgacttatgagtcggggtccccataTCACCGTTGCGTTGTCGTTTCTTCGCGTTGACGGCTCTGCAGAACAGATGTTGGACATCGGATAGGCTAGCACGCCGTGGACGGCAACACCAAGAAGCATGCCCGTTTTGTGACCAAGAGGAAGAGACCATCAATCATTTGCTTATTGGATGTGTATTCGCGAGACAAGTCTGGACGGGAGTTTGCCTAGCAATGAATTGACCGGAATGGATACCGAACGCGAATACAATGCTGCAGGAATGGTGCATCATAAAAGTGGATATGACGATGGGGCAAAGGACATCGGAGCCTTGTTGATCCTTGGCATATGGGAGCTATGGAAGCACCGACATGCCATAGTCTTTGATGGTGCCACACCTTCGAGCTCGCATGTACTACGTAGGATAATTCTTGAGGGTAGAACCTGAAAAAGAGCGAACCTTTTCAAAGGGGACGTTGAGCTAATCTTTTTGGCGGTAGAAAGGTGGGCGAGCGGGAGGAGTTAGTCTTAGTCTTTTTGTGGGTGGAGTTGGGGTTACGTAATATGTAATTACCAACGTGGAGGGGCTTTTTACCTCATACGTACACTCGTGCgtatttgaaaaaaataaatATTCAGAGTTGTCATGGAATGTTTAGGATTTATCATTTCCGTTGTTTTAGGGTCAAATAAGCGTCGGCAATTCGCACGACATCTTGAAAGCCACTTGACCACGACGCGACGAGCTTCCTACGCGCGCCTTCCACTTTCCCCACACCCGACGAGGCGCAGAGCAATGGACGCGGGGGGCGGCGAGCAGCTGAGCCTGGCCGCGGTGCGCGACCAGCTGATCCGCGAGGAGGACTCCATCGTCTTCGCGCTCATCGAGCGGGCCAAACGCCCGCGCAACACGCCGGCCTACTCGGCCGCTGCCGCCGGCGGCTCCCTCGCCGAGTTCTTCGTCCGGGAAGCCCAGGTCCTGCACGCCAAGGCAAGCCTAGTTTCTTTTTGACTTCCCACCGAGGTTCCGGAGATTGACACAGTTGTTGGGACGACGGTGGCCGGAAGTCGCTCGGATCAGTTTAGATTTGGCTATTCTGTTACTGTTGCAGGTTCAGGTTTTGATCTGGCTACTCTGCTCCATCGGCGACTGTTCAGGTTTTGAGTCTTTTGACCATATTGTAGTGCAGCCATGATGAGCTTGCGTAGGCATGTGGAGTTCTGGCATTTCCAGGGGAAACTCTTCATAGCTAATTTGGTCTTGCGATACGTTCACCTATACAGGCAGCACACTAGCACTTCAATTTCAATACACAGCCACACATGGGTAATATATGATGGAATTAGCGGCCTTTTCTTTCATTAGTCATCTTTGTCATCATCAGTGTGATGGCAGTGTACTCTTTGAAACAGTCACACAGATCTTAGTGGCCAGACTTGACTTGATCCTTTGGGTGTGCAGGTCGTGTTCGTGGCACCTGCCCCCTTGGGTTTGGTATCATCTGCTTGTGTCATACTCCGAGGATCAAATCTTGCTTATGTAGGGTTAGCTCATTGTCAAGATTACCTCCTATTCCAAAGGGCAAACAAAGAACCTGAAATCTGACCAGTTCGAATGAGCAGATAGCCAATTTGATTGATAAATGCTTTGTTGATGCTTTATTATTCAGGGAAATAATTACTAGTTGAAAAATGAAGATAGGGAAATATTTTAGGACTTCATAGCTTATGTTCGTATCCTATCCACGACATCCTATGAAACATTCAAACTTCAACTGATCATATAGTTGACTTATTATGTGATATACTACTAATTGTCATTGTTGAGCATCTGTATGCGTGATCTAATTACATCTGTAAGATATCATAGGCTGGACACTATCAAAAGCCAGAAGATGTTCCATTCTTCTCTCAAGATCTTCCACCACCTGTCTTTCCTACCAAAGGTCACCCAAAGGTGAATACTGGGCTTTAATATTATAATATCAGCActtcaaaaaatatatataatatcagGAACTGACGAGTGATGACTAACTATCACTGGGATTCTGAGTTATTATTTGTTTTCTTCGTAGGTTTTGCACCCTTTTGCTTCATCGGTCTGTGTGAATGATGCAATATGGAAGATGTATTTCAATGAATTGCTACCATTATTCACAGCGGATGGCGATGATGGCAACTATGCAGAAACagttgcattagattttgcaTGTCTGCAGGTATATGCTGTACACAACATTTCTTTTAAATGTTACATATAATTGCTACTATCAGAATTTTTGTTTTTAGTTTATAGATATATTTGCAAAACAACATTTTAGTTTACTGATAATTACTTTGTGATCAGTGAAATGCGTTGATTATTTGCTTGTAGGCTCTCTCAAGAAGAATTCATTGTGGCAAATATGTTGCTGAGGTGAAATTCAAAGACGCGCCTCAAGATTATAGCCCACCAATACGTGCGAAGGTTAATTTAGTTGGCGCCTTATACTTTACTTCCTCAAATTATCTTTCACGTCTTATATCATGGTTAATTTGGTTAACATCTTATACTCTGCTTCCCCAACTTATCTTCCACCTCTTATATAGACTTACTagatttttattgcatttttcaTAAAATTTGTTGGCTTATTTATATATTCATGCACCTTGAcatttcaaatttgaacaataACCACCAAGTGTGTTGTGTATGATGCACCGTTGCATACAAGCCTTTATTCCTATTTCGTTGAAGTGCTTTCCATGTTAAGCTCAAGCATGCATTAGCATTTGTGATAGCCTGATAGGAACTGCCAGTCTGAATCAAGCCTTAAAGTTCATTTGTCTTGCTGCTCAATGCAGGACACCAATGCTCTAATGAACTTACTAACATTCACGGCAGTTGAAGAAAAGGTCAAGAAGAGAGTAGAGAAGAAGGCAAGGATATTTGGACAGAATGTCACTCTGGAGGACAGTGTAGGCAAGCAAGATGGTGATGCCTGTGACAGTCACTGTAAAGTTGATCCAAAAGTGCTTTCTAAGCTATATGATCTGTGGGTAATGCCTTTAACGAAGGATGTTGAAGTCGAATATCTTCTTCGGCATCTTGACTGATTTGCCAAATAATTTCGGATATAAATATGTTGCGTGCTTTTGAGCTTTCCAGATGTATAAAACAAATTCGAGAGGCTTTATTGAATGTGGCATTGAGAAATCCATAAAATGTGTTCAGATCCATATGAAACAACTATGAGAAGTGATATAACTGCAATGTTAAGAACCTCTAATTGGTGATTCCACAAGCATTCTGAATCCGTGTGAAATTCAAGCATCTGGGATCATACCTTGGGCATAACTAGCACCTGACCGGGGCAATGGTTTTCGAACCGACTTGGAACGGACCGAAACCAACTCTATAGCGATCTATCACCTCAGTAACCTCCTTTGATGGTTTTGGACGTGTTCTGTGTTCGTGCGAAGTCTGGATGGTTGATCTTGACTTGTCGAGGGCCTGATGAATTCCCAGCAAAGCATTGGGTACAAAATGTCTCTTGATAATGTTGTTTCTCTTTTCCTTTTTGAATGATCACTACCAAACTTCCGTCATCAAATTATTTTCCATTCAATTGGCCGTGCTTTGGTAAGAAAATGAACCACAGAGCTAGTATAAACCGAGCCTTGCAAAATCTGGTTAGTTAATCAAATGCTTCAAACCAAATACGGTGTGCTGTTTTTTTAATGACGGTGTGCTGGTTTTGTGCTACTTAGTGTCATTTCTGGATGTTGTTATAAGGATGTAAGAATACCATTGTCACAATAACTTAGTTTTGTATAGTCTGGAAGTGATAACCGTCATGGGTGCAGGTTATGCCTTTTTCATCTTCCTTGTAGGGGCCTTCAGTCTTTTGATTAGAGTAGAGGTTGCGAGAGAGCGGAGCTTAGTCTTAATAGTCGGTTGCGACTGTTGTTATAGTCAACGTTGGTTGGAACTTCCAGGAAATTTCAGGGTAAGTTCTTTGGCTTGGACAGGACATTTAGTTCATGTTGCACAAATTTCAGTGGATATGTACATGCCAAGTTACATTACAGCACAAATAGCTAGGCATCACGCTAAACGTCTATGCACTCCAGGGAGGAACTGATTAGATTCACGTACATGTGTGTACGTGCTCCTCGATCTTCAGCGACGGCGGCGGTCCGGCTTTGAGAGCTGCGATTCCCCAGTGCACACCTTCATCCTGGGATG
The sequence above is a segment of the Aegilops tauschii subsp. strangulata cultivar AL8/78 chromosome 6, Aet v6.0, whole genome shotgun sequence genome. Coding sequences within it:
- the LOC109745855 gene encoding chorismate mutase 2, cytosolic isoform X1 yields the protein MDAGGGEQLSLAAVRDQLIREEDSIVFALIERAKRPRNTPAYSAAAAGGSLAEFFVREAQVLHAKAGHYQKPEDVPFFSQDLPPPVFPTKGHPKVLHPFASSVCVNDAIWKMYFNELLPLFTADGDDGNYAETVALDFACLQALSRRIHCGKYVAEVKFKDAPQDYSPPIRAKDTNALMNLLTFTAVEEKVKKRVEKKARIFGQNVTLEDSVGKQDGDACDSHCKVDPKVLSKLYDLWVMPLTKDVEVEYLLRHLD
- the LOC109745855 gene encoding chorismate mutase 2, cytosolic isoform X2, which translates into the protein MDAGGGEQLSLAAVRDQLIREEDSIVFALIERAKRPRNTPAYSAAAAGGSLAEFFVREAQAGHYQKPEDVPFFSQDLPPPVFPTKGHPKVLHPFASSVCVNDAIWKMYFNELLPLFTADGDDGNYAETVALDFACLQALSRRIHCGKYVAEVKFKDAPQDYSPPIRAKDTNALMNLLTFTAVEEKVKKRVEKKARIFGQNVTLEDSVGKQDGDACDSHCKVDPKVLSKLYDLWVMPLTKDVEVEYLLRHLD